The Petropleomorpha daqingensis genome includes a window with the following:
- a CDS encoding SIMPL domain-containing protein produces the protein MDGPTIAVRGSWTAEVPPELARVHVSVGARSADRSQALGYLTSRLSEARALLGGYGDAVESVDTGPLWVRPQFKDGGRPRERVSGYLAGALVTATVVDFAVLGDLVLRLADRELVSLQGPFWELRPDSDAHRRARTEAVRDARRRAEEYAAAAGCRLTGLVEVADLGLSAHEGIIAAPAAAMFSRAARDSVADDVSFDVEPVPQTVSATVEARFTCSQPEF, from the coding sequence GTGGACGGCCCGACGATCGCCGTCCGGGGTTCCTGGACGGCGGAGGTGCCACCGGAGCTGGCCCGGGTGCACGTCTCGGTCGGCGCGCGCTCCGCGGACCGATCGCAGGCGCTGGGGTACCTGACCAGCCGGCTGAGCGAGGCCCGGGCGCTGCTGGGCGGCTACGGGGACGCGGTGGAGTCGGTGGACACCGGCCCGTTGTGGGTGCGCCCCCAGTTCAAGGACGGCGGCCGGCCGCGGGAGCGGGTGTCGGGCTACCTGGCCGGTGCGCTGGTCACCGCCACGGTCGTGGACTTCGCCGTCCTGGGTGATCTCGTGCTGCGCCTGGCCGACCGGGAGCTGGTGAGCCTGCAGGGGCCGTTCTGGGAGCTGCGGCCGGACAGCGACGCCCACCGGAGGGCGCGCACGGAGGCCGTCCGCGACGCGCGCCGTCGCGCCGAGGAGTACGCGGCGGCCGCGGGGTGCCGGCTCACCGGCCTGGTGGAGGTCGCCGACCTGGGCCTGTCCGCGCACGAGGGGATCATCGCGGCGCCGGCGGCGGCGATGTTCAGCCGCGCCGCGCGCGACAGCGTCGCCGACGATGTCTCCTTCGACGTCGAGCCGGTGCCGCAGACGGTGTCGGCGACCGTCGAGGCGCGCTTCACCTGCAGCCAGCCCGAGTTCTGA
- the rpsL gene encoding 30S ribosomal protein S12 has product MPTINQLVRKGREDKVEKTKTPALKGSPQRRGVCTRVYTTTPKKPNSALRKVARVRLTSGIEVTAYIPGVGHNLQEHSMVLVRGGRVKDLPGVRYKIIRGSLDTQGVRNRKQARSRYGAKKEKS; this is encoded by the coding sequence ATGCCCACGATCAACCAGCTGGTCCGCAAGGGCCGCGAGGACAAGGTCGAGAAGACCAAGACCCCGGCGTTGAAGGGTTCCCCTCAGCGCCGCGGGGTGTGCACCCGCGTCTACACGACGACGCCGAAGAAGCCGAACTCGGCGCTGCGCAAGGTCGCTCGCGTCCGCCTCACGAGCGGCATCGAGGTCACCGCCTACATCCCCGGTGTCGGCCACAACCTGCAGGAGCACTCGATGGTGCTCGTGCGCGGCGGTCGTGTGAAGGACCTCCCGGGCGTGCGCTACAAGATCATCCGCGGCTCGCTGGACACCCAGGGCGTCCGCAACCGCAAGCAGGCTCGCAGCCGGTACGGCGCGAAGAAGGAGAAGAGCTGA
- the fusA gene encoding elongation factor G, which translates to MADTQAQLAKTRNIGIMAHIDAGKTTTTERILFYTGINYKIGEVHDGAATMDWMEQEQERGITITSAATKCTWNGHDINIIDTPGHVDFTVEVERSLRVLDGAVAVYDGVAGVEPQTEQVWRQAEKYGVPRMCFVNKLDRTGADFFRCVDMMVERLGANPVVLQLPIGAEADFIGVVDLVGMRALTWRGETQMGEDYSIEEIPAELADQAAEYREKLLEAVAETDDAVMEAYLGGEELTVEQIKAALRKATIAGQINPVLTGTAFKNKGVQPLLDAVVDYLPSPLDIESIVGTALDGETEVVRHADENEPFSALAFKIQTDQHLGKLTYIRVYSGRLDAGSPVLNSTKDRKERVGKIYQMHANKREERAGVGAGQIVAVNGLKQTTTGDTLSDPQKPVILESMTFPAPVISVAIEPKTKSDQEKLGTAIQKLAEEDPTFQVRLDEETGQTVISGMGELHLEILVDRMRREFNVEANVGKPQVAYRETIRRAVEKYDYTHKKQTGGSGQFAKVQVSLEPLPISADSATYEFENAVTGGRVPKEYIPSVDHGIQDAMQYGILAGYPVVGVKATLVDGQYHEVDSSEMAFKIAGSMVFKEAARKADPALLEPLMAVEVVTPEDYMGDVIGDLNSRRGIIQAMEERSGARVVRALVPLSEMFGYVGDLRSRTQGRASYTMVFDSYAEVPQNVAKEIIAKATGE; encoded by the coding sequence ATGGCCGACACCCAGGCCCAGCTCGCCAAGACCCGCAACATCGGGATCATGGCGCACATCGACGCCGGCAAGACCACGACGACCGAGCGCATCCTCTTCTACACCGGTATCAACTACAAGATCGGTGAGGTCCACGACGGCGCCGCCACGATGGACTGGATGGAGCAGGAGCAGGAGCGCGGCATCACCATCACGTCGGCCGCGACGAAGTGCACGTGGAACGGCCACGACATCAACATCATCGACACCCCCGGGCACGTCGACTTCACCGTCGAGGTGGAGCGGTCCCTGCGGGTGCTCGACGGTGCCGTGGCGGTCTACGACGGCGTCGCCGGCGTGGAGCCGCAGACCGAGCAGGTCTGGCGGCAGGCGGAGAAGTACGGCGTCCCGCGCATGTGCTTCGTCAACAAGCTCGACCGCACCGGCGCGGACTTCTTCCGCTGCGTGGACATGATGGTCGAGCGGCTCGGCGCCAACCCCGTCGTGCTGCAGCTGCCCATCGGTGCCGAGGCCGACTTCATCGGCGTCGTCGACCTGGTCGGCATGCGTGCGCTGACCTGGCGCGGCGAGACGCAGATGGGCGAGGACTACTCCATCGAGGAGATCCCGGCCGAGCTCGCCGACCAGGCCGCCGAGTACCGCGAGAAGCTGCTCGAGGCCGTCGCCGAGACCGACGACGCGGTCATGGAGGCCTACCTCGGCGGCGAGGAGCTCACCGTCGAGCAGATCAAGGCCGCCCTGCGCAAGGCGACGATCGCCGGTCAGATCAACCCGGTTCTCACCGGCACCGCGTTCAAGAACAAGGGCGTGCAGCCCCTGCTCGACGCGGTCGTCGACTACCTGCCCAGCCCGCTGGACATCGAGTCGATCGTCGGCACCGCGCTCGACGGTGAGACCGAGGTCGTCCGGCACGCCGACGAGAACGAGCCGTTCTCCGCGCTGGCCTTCAAGATCCAGACCGACCAGCACCTCGGCAAGCTGACCTACATCCGCGTGTACTCGGGCCGGCTGGACGCGGGTTCGCCCGTGCTCAACAGCACGAAGGACCGCAAGGAGCGGGTCGGCAAGATCTACCAGATGCACGCCAACAAGCGCGAAGAGCGCGCGGGCGTGGGCGCCGGTCAGATCGTGGCGGTCAACGGCCTGAAGCAGACGACGACCGGGGACACCCTGTCCGACCCGCAGAAGCCGGTGATCCTGGAGTCGATGACCTTCCCGGCCCCGGTCATCTCGGTCGCGATCGAGCCGAAGACCAAGAGCGACCAGGAGAAGCTCGGCACGGCCATCCAGAAGCTGGCCGAGGAGGACCCGACCTTCCAGGTCCGCCTCGACGAGGAGACCGGTCAGACGGTCATCTCCGGCATGGGCGAGCTGCACCTGGAGATCCTGGTCGACCGCATGCGGCGGGAGTTCAACGTCGAGGCCAACGTGGGCAAGCCCCAGGTGGCCTACCGCGAGACCATCCGTCGCGCGGTCGAGAAGTACGACTACACCCACAAGAAGCAGACGGGTGGGTCCGGCCAGTTCGCCAAGGTCCAGGTCAGCCTGGAGCCGCTGCCCATCAGCGCCGACTCGGCGACCTACGAGTTCGAGAACGCCGTCACCGGTGGTCGCGTGCCGAAGGAGTACATCCCCTCGGTCGACCACGGCATCCAGGACGCCATGCAGTACGGCATCCTCGCCGGCTACCCGGTCGTGGGCGTCAAGGCGACCCTGGTCGACGGCCAGTACCACGAGGTCGACTCCTCGGAGATGGCCTTCAAGATCGCCGGCTCGATGGTCTTCAAGGAGGCCGCGCGCAAGGCCGACCCGGCCCTGCTCGAGCCGCTCATGGCCGTCGAGGTCGTCACGCCCGAGGACTACATGGGTGACGTCATCGGCGACCTGAACTCCCGGCGCGGGATCATCCAGGCGATGGAGGAGCGCTCCGGCGCCCGCGTCGTCCGGGCCCTTGTCCCGCTCTCGGAGATGTTCGGCTACGTGGGCGACCTGCGCAGCCGCACCCAGGGGCGGGCGAGCTACACCATGGTGTTCGACTCGTACGCCGAGGTTCCGCAGAACGTGGCCAAGGAGATCATCGCCAAGGCCACCGGCGAGTAA
- the rplW gene encoding 50S ribosomal protein L23: MTVRDPRDVLLAPVISEKSYGLLDENQYTFVVLPEANKTQIKIAVEQVFNVKVLGVNTINRQGKRKRSRGTRMGKRKDTKRAIVSLAPGDRIEIFGGPGA; encoded by the coding sequence ATGACCGTCCGCGACCCCCGGGACGTCCTGCTCGCCCCGGTCATCTCGGAGAAGAGCTACGGGCTGCTGGACGAGAACCAGTACACGTTCGTCGTCCTGCCCGAGGCCAACAAGACGCAGATCAAGATCGCTGTCGAGCAGGTCTTCAACGTGAAGGTGCTCGGCGTCAACACGATCAACCGCCAGGGCAAGCGCAAGCGCAGCCGGGGCACCCGGATGGGCAAGCGCAAGGACACCAAGCGCGCCATCGTGTCGCTCGCCCCCGGCGACCGCATCGAGATCTTCGGCGGTCCCGGCGCCTGA
- the rpsJ gene encoding 30S ribosomal protein S10, translated as MAGQKIRIRLKAYDHEAIDASARRIVDTVTKTGARVVGPVPLPTEKNVYCVIRSPHKYKDSREHFEMRTHKRLIDILDPTPKTVDALMRIDLPASVDVNIQ; from the coding sequence ATGGCGGGACAGAAGATCCGCATCCGGCTGAAGGCCTACGACCACGAGGCGATCGACGCCTCGGCGCGGCGCATCGTCGACACGGTGACCAAGACCGGTGCGCGCGTCGTCGGCCCGGTGCCGCTGCCGACGGAGAAGAACGTGTACTGCGTCATCCGCTCGCCGCACAAGTACAAGGACTCGCGCGAGCACTTCGAGATGCGCACGCACAAGCGCCTCATCGACATCCTCGACCCGACCCCGAAGACGGTCGACGCGCTCATGCGCATCGACCTGCCGGCCTCGGTCGACGTCAACATCCAGTAA
- the rpsS gene encoding 30S ribosomal protein S19, with protein sequence MPRSLKKGPFVDDHLLKKVDVQNEKGTKTVIRTWSRRSTIIPDMLGHTIAVHDGRKHVPVFVTEAMVGHKLGEFAPTRTFRGHVKDDRRSRRG encoded by the coding sequence ATGCCACGCAGCCTGAAGAAGGGCCCGTTCGTCGACGACCACCTGCTCAAGAAGGTGGACGTCCAGAACGAAAAGGGCACCAAGACCGTCATCCGCACCTGGTCGCGGCGCTCGACGATCATCCCCGACATGCTCGGGCACACGATCGCCGTGCACGACGGCCGCAAGCACGTCCCGGTCTTCGTGACCGAGGCGATGGTCGGGCACAAGCTCGGCGAGTTCGCGCCCACCCGCACGTTCCGTGGGCACGTCAAGGACGACCGCCGGTCGCGGCGCGGCTGA
- the tuf gene encoding elongation factor Tu, whose amino-acid sequence MAKAKFERTKPHVNIGTIGHIDHGKTTLTAAITKVLHDKYPDLNEASAFDQIDKAPEEKARGITISIAHVEYQTENRHYAHVDCPGHADYIKNMITGAAQMDGAILVVAATDGPMPQTKEHVLLARQVGVPYIVVALNKADMVDDEEILELVELEVRELLSEYEFPGDDVPVVRVSALKALEGDKEWGDKLMELMNAVDTAIPEPEREIDKPFLMPVEDVFTITGRGTVVTGRVERGIVKVSEEVEIVGIRPTSTKTTVTGVEMFRKLLDQGQAGDNVGLLLRGIKREDVERGQVVVKPGSITPHTNFEGSVYILSKDEGGRHTPFFNNYRPQFYFRTTDVTGVVTLPAGTEMVMPGDNTEMTVELIQPIAMEEGLRFAIREGGRTVGAGRVTKILK is encoded by the coding sequence GTGGCCAAGGCCAAGTTCGAGCGGACCAAGCCGCACGTCAACATCGGCACGATCGGGCACATCGACCACGGCAAGACGACGCTCACCGCGGCGATCACCAAGGTCCTGCACGACAAGTACCCGGACCTCAACGAGGCGTCGGCCTTCGACCAGATCGACAAGGCGCCCGAGGAGAAGGCCCGCGGGATCACGATCTCGATCGCGCACGTCGAGTACCAGACCGAGAACCGGCACTACGCGCACGTCGACTGCCCCGGTCACGCCGACTACATCAAGAACATGATCACCGGTGCGGCGCAGATGGACGGCGCGATCCTGGTGGTCGCGGCGACCGACGGCCCGATGCCGCAGACGAAGGAGCACGTCCTCCTGGCCCGCCAGGTCGGCGTCCCCTACATCGTCGTCGCGCTCAACAAGGCCGACATGGTCGACGACGAGGAGATCCTGGAGCTCGTCGAGCTCGAGGTCCGCGAGCTGCTCTCCGAGTACGAGTTCCCGGGCGACGACGTCCCCGTGGTCCGCGTGTCCGCTCTGAAGGCCCTCGAGGGCGACAAGGAGTGGGGCGACAAGCTCATGGAGCTCATGAACGCCGTCGACACGGCGATCCCCGAGCCCGAGCGCGAGATCGACAAGCCGTTCCTCATGCCCGTCGAGGACGTCTTCACGATCACCGGTCGTGGCACCGTCGTGACCGGTCGCGTCGAGCGCGGCATCGTCAAGGTGTCGGAGGAGGTCGAGATCGTCGGCATCCGCCCGACCTCGACCAAGACCACCGTCACCGGTGTCGAGATGTTCCGCAAGCTGCTCGACCAGGGCCAGGCCGGTGACAACGTCGGCCTCCTGCTCCGCGGCATCAAGCGCGAGGACGTCGAGCGCGGCCAGGTCGTGGTGAAGCCGGGTTCGATCACCCCGCACACGAACTTCGAGGGTTCGGTCTACATCCTCTCGAAGGACGAGGGTGGCCGGCACACGCCGTTCTTCAACAACTACCGTCCGCAGTTCTACTTCCGGACGACGGACGTGACGGGCGTCGTGACCCTGCCCGCCGGCACCGAGATGGTCATGCCCGGCGACAACACCGAGATGACGGTCGAGCTGATCCAGCCGATCGCCATGGAGGAGGGCCTGCGGTTCGCCATCCGTGAGGGTGGCCGCACCGTCGGCGCCGGCCGCGTCACCAAGATCCTCAAGTAA
- the rpsG gene encoding 30S ribosomal protein S7 — translation MPRKGPAPRRPLVADPVYQSPLVTQLINKVLVDGKRSVAEAIVYGALEGARAKTDTDPVVTLKRALDNVKPALEVRSRRVGGATYQVPVEVRASRSTTLGLRWLIQYSRARREKTMTERLMNELLDASNGLGAAVKRREDTHKMAESNKAFAHYRW, via the coding sequence ATGCCCCGCAAGGGACCCGCTCCCCGTCGTCCGCTCGTCGCCGACCCGGTCTACCAGTCGCCGCTGGTCACCCAGCTGATCAACAAGGTCCTGGTCGACGGCAAGCGCTCGGTCGCCGAGGCGATCGTCTACGGCGCCCTCGAGGGCGCCCGGGCGAAGACCGACACCGACCCGGTCGTCACGCTCAAGCGCGCGCTGGACAACGTCAAGCCGGCTCTCGAGGTCCGCAGCCGCCGCGTCGGTGGTGCGACCTACCAGGTGCCGGTCGAGGTGCGCGCCTCGCGCAGCACCACCCTGGGCCTGCGCTGGCTGATCCAGTACAGCCGCGCCCGCCGGGAGAAGACGATGACCGAGCGTCTGATGAACGAGCTGCTCGACGCGAGCAACGGTCTGGGTGCCGCGGTCAAGCGCCGCGAGGACACCCACAAGATGGCCGAGTCGAACAAGGCCTTCGCGCACTACCGCTGGTGA
- the rplB gene encoding 50S ribosomal protein L2 has translation MAIRKYKPTTPGRRGSSVADFAEVTRDHPEKSLVRPLHGRGGRNVHGKVTARHQGGGHKRAYRVIDFRRADKDGVPAKVAHIEYDPNRTSRIALLHFADGEKRYILAPARLQQGDTVECGPSADIKPGNNLPLRNIPVGTVVHAIELRPGGGAKIARSAGTSVQLVAREGRLAQLRMPSGEIRNVDVRCRATVGEVGNAEQSNINWGKAGRMRWKGKRPTVRGVAMNPVDHPHGGGEGKTSGGRHPVNPKGKPEGRTRKRKASDALIVRRRRTGKKR, from the coding sequence ATGGCTATCCGCAAGTACAAGCCGACGACGCCGGGCCGCCGTGGCTCCAGCGTCGCCGACTTCGCCGAGGTCACCCGTGACCACCCGGAGAAGTCGCTGGTCCGGCCGCTGCACGGCCGCGGTGGGCGCAACGTCCACGGCAAGGTGACCGCGCGGCACCAGGGCGGCGGGCACAAGCGCGCCTACCGGGTGATCGACTTCCGCCGGGCCGACAAGGACGGCGTGCCGGCCAAGGTCGCGCACATCGAGTACGACCCGAACCGCACCTCGCGGATCGCGCTGCTGCACTTCGCCGACGGCGAGAAGCGCTACATCCTGGCGCCGGCGCGGCTCCAGCAGGGCGACACCGTCGAGTGCGGCCCCTCGGCCGACATCAAGCCGGGCAACAACCTGCCGCTGCGGAACATCCCGGTCGGCACCGTTGTTCATGCCATCGAGCTGCGACCGGGCGGCGGGGCGAAGATCGCCCGTTCGGCCGGGACCAGCGTCCAGCTCGTCGCCCGCGAGGGCCGGCTGGCGCAGCTGCGCATGCCGTCGGGCGAGATCCGCAACGTCGACGTGCGCTGCCGCGCCACCGTCGGCGAGGTGGGCAACGCCGAGCAGTCGAACATCAACTGGGGCAAGGCCGGCCGGATGCGGTGGAAGGGCAAGCGCCCGACCGTCCGCGGTGTGGCCATGAACCCGGTGGACCACCCGCACGGCGGTGGTGAGGGGAAGACCTCCGGTGGTCGTCACCCGGTCAACCCCAAGGGCAAGCCCGAGGGCCGCACGCGCAAGCGCAAGGCCTCCGACGCCCTGATCGTGCGCCGCCGGCGCACCGGCAAGAAGCGCTGA
- a CDS encoding LLM class F420-dependent oxidoreductase, whose protein sequence is MRIGIQASYSGGFQQTAKEIRDLEAAGLDVALVSEVYTFDAVSQLGYLAAVTERVDLMSAIFPIYSRTPALTAMTAAGLDFVSDGRFILGLGASGPQVIEGWHGLPYDAPLQRTREVVEICRQVWRRERLEHHGKKYEIPLPADQGTGLGKPLKLINTPVRERVPVMLAALGPKNVELAAEIAELWQPIWFQPEKSGEVWGESLAAGRAKRDPALGELQIVVGVPVAIGDDVDALHDFVRPHLALYVGGMGARGKNFYNDLAVRYGYEAEAKEVQDLYLSGKKDEAAAALPEELVRSVSLIGPEGYVAERVAAFAEAGVTTLALQPLDGSPEGRLRTVETMRRLAG, encoded by the coding sequence GTGCGCATCGGCATCCAGGCCAGCTACAGCGGGGGCTTCCAGCAGACCGCCAAGGAGATCCGCGACCTCGAGGCCGCCGGTCTCGACGTGGCGCTCGTGTCCGAGGTCTACACCTTCGACGCGGTCAGCCAACTCGGCTACCTGGCCGCGGTGACCGAGCGGGTCGACCTGATGAGCGCGATCTTCCCCATCTACAGCCGCACGCCGGCACTCACCGCGATGACCGCCGCCGGGCTGGACTTCGTCTCCGACGGCCGGTTCATCCTCGGTCTGGGCGCCTCCGGGCCGCAGGTGATCGAGGGCTGGCACGGTCTACCCTACGACGCCCCGCTGCAGCGCACCCGCGAGGTGGTCGAGATCTGCCGGCAGGTGTGGCGCCGGGAGCGGCTGGAGCACCACGGCAAGAAGTACGAGATCCCGCTGCCCGCCGACCAGGGCACCGGCCTGGGCAAGCCGCTCAAGCTGATCAACACACCGGTCCGCGAGCGGGTGCCGGTCATGCTGGCCGCGCTGGGCCCGAAGAACGTCGAGCTCGCCGCGGAGATCGCCGAGCTGTGGCAGCCCATCTGGTTCCAGCCCGAGAAGTCCGGCGAGGTCTGGGGCGAGTCGCTGGCGGCGGGCAGGGCCAAGCGCGATCCCGCGCTCGGAGAGCTGCAGATCGTCGTCGGCGTCCCGGTGGCCATCGGGGACGACGTCGACGCGCTCCACGACTTCGTGCGCCCGCACCTGGCGCTCTACGTCGGCGGCATGGGCGCGCGCGGGAAGAACTTCTACAACGACCTCGCCGTCCGCTACGGCTACGAGGCCGAGGCCAAAGAGGTCCAGGACCTCTACCTGTCCGGCAAGAAGGACGAGGCCGCCGCGGCCCTGCCCGAGGAGCTGGTCCGGTCGGTGTCGCTCATCGGTCCCGAGGGCTACGTCGCCGAGCGGGTGGCCGCGTTCGCCGAGGCCGGCGTGACGACGCTGGCCCTGCAGCCCCTCGACGGCAGTCCCGAGGGCCGGCTGCGGACGGTGGAGACCATGCGCCGACTGGCGGGCTGA
- the rplD gene encoding 50S ribosomal protein L4, with the protein MTTAINSEANAARTDRQVDVRTPAGETSGSVTLPGALFDASANVSLMHQVVVAQLAAARQGTHATKTRGKVSGGGAKPYRQKGTGRARQGSTRAPQFTGGGTVHGPQPRDYSQRTPKKMKAAALRGALSDRAREDRVHVVTTFVDGDSPKTKAALATLDAVTQAKKVLVVLGHDDALNWVSLRNEPRVHLLEAGQLNTYDVLNADDVIFTEDALAEFVGGRQTAAVDKPDLTTPHIPGAIPSIEGEGTTDLDVAETPAEAAPAAKKAPAKKAPAKKAAATADDAAPATADEAAKAPAEQAEVANAGADATAPSDDTEEKA; encoded by the coding sequence GTGACGACGGCCATCAACTCAGAGGCCAACGCGGCCCGGACCGACCGCCAGGTCGACGTCCGGACGCCGGCGGGGGAGACCTCCGGCTCCGTGACGCTGCCCGGCGCGCTGTTCGACGCGTCGGCGAACGTGTCGCTCATGCACCAGGTGGTCGTGGCCCAGCTGGCCGCCGCCCGCCAGGGCACGCACGCCACCAAGACCCGCGGCAAGGTCAGCGGCGGTGGCGCCAAGCCGTACCGGCAGAAGGGCACCGGTCGTGCCCGCCAGGGCTCGACCCGCGCGCCGCAGTTCACCGGCGGTGGCACGGTCCACGGCCCGCAGCCGCGCGACTACTCGCAGCGGACGCCCAAGAAGATGAAGGCCGCCGCCCTGCGCGGTGCCCTCTCCGACCGGGCGCGCGAGGACCGCGTGCACGTGGTCACCACCTTCGTCGACGGCGACAGCCCGAAGACCAAGGCGGCCCTGGCCACGCTCGACGCGGTGACCCAGGCCAAGAAGGTGCTGGTCGTGCTCGGCCACGACGACGCCCTCAACTGGGTGAGCCTGCGCAACGAGCCGCGCGTGCACCTGCTCGAGGCCGGTCAGCTGAACACCTACGACGTGCTCAACGCCGACGACGTGATCTTCACCGAGGACGCGCTGGCCGAGTTCGTCGGTGGCCGGCAGACCGCGGCGGTCGACAAGCCCGACCTCACCACCCCGCACATCCCGGGCGCGATCCCGTCGATCGAGGGCGAGGGCACCACCGACCTCGACGTGGCCGAGACGCCGGCCGAGGCGGCCCCGGCCGCCAAGAAGGCCCCGGCGAAGAAGGCTCCGGCGAAGAAGGCGGCCGCCACGGCCGACGACGCCGCCCCGGCCACCGCCGACGAGGCCGCCAAGGCCCCGGCCGAGCAGGCCGAGGTCGCCAACGCCGGCGCCGACGCGACCGCGCCGTCCGACGACACCGAGGAGAAGGCATGA
- the rplC gene encoding 50S ribosomal protein L3 has protein sequence MASTFRGLLGEKLGMTQVFDENNRIVPVTVVKAGPCVVTQVRTPDVDGYSAVQLGFGEIDPRKVNRPEGGHFAKAGVTPRRHLVELRTEDASTYEVGQELTAEVFDGVTKVDVIGTSKGKGTAGVMKRHGFKGLGAAHGTQRKHRSPGSIGGASTPARVFKGLKMAGRMGAVKTTTLSLVLHKVDTERGLLLIKGAIPGPKGGLVLVRSAVKGGPVGSEK, from the coding sequence ATGGCGAGCACATTCCGCGGCCTCCTCGGAGAGAAGCTGGGCATGACCCAGGTCTTCGACGAGAACAACCGCATCGTGCCGGTGACCGTCGTCAAGGCCGGACCGTGCGTGGTCACCCAGGTGCGCACGCCCGACGTCGACGGCTACTCGGCTGTCCAGCTCGGGTTCGGCGAGATCGACCCGCGCAAGGTGAACAGGCCCGAGGGCGGGCACTTCGCCAAGGCGGGCGTGACGCCCCGGCGGCACCTGGTCGAGCTGCGCACCGAGGACGCCTCCACCTACGAGGTCGGCCAGGAGCTGACCGCCGAGGTGTTCGACGGCGTGACCAAGGTCGACGTGATCGGCACCAGCAAGGGCAAGGGCACCGCCGGCGTCATGAAGCGGCACGGCTTCAAGGGCCTCGGCGCCGCGCACGGCACCCAGCGCAAGCACCGGTCGCCGGGTTCGATCGGTGGGGCCTCGACGCCGGCGCGCGTCTTCAAGGGCCTGAAGATGGCCGGCCGCATGGGCGCGGTGAAGACCACGACGCTCTCGCTCGTCCTGCACAAGGTCGACACCGAGCGCGGTCTGCTGCTGATCAAGGGCGCCATCCCGGGTCCGAAGGGCGGCCTCGTGCTCGTCCGTTCGGCCGTCAAGGGCGGCCCCGTGGGGAGTGAGAAGTGA